A DNA window from Setaria viridis chromosome 2, Setaria_viridis_v4.0, whole genome shotgun sequence contains the following coding sequences:
- the LOC117844804 gene encoding uncharacterized protein — protein sequence MEAALKGYFGYSSFRPYQREIIQKVLDGRDCLVVMATGSGKSICYQIPPLVTKRTAVVVSPLLSLMQDQVMSLKQKGVKSEYLGSTQTNSSASSDAEKGIFDVLYMTPEKAISLPSRFWNNLQAAGICLLAIDEAHCISEWGHDFRVEYKQLHLLRDLLVGVPFVALTATATERVRKDISTSLVLRNPHVVVGSFDRHNLFYGVKSCNRSISFISELVKDVSKRSAVGESTIIYCTTIRETEQVHEALVTAGIKSGIYHGQMGSRAREESHRSFIRDEVLVMVATIAFGMGIDKPDVRCVIHYGCPKSLESYYQESGRCGRDGLSSVCWLYYQRSDFTKADFYCAEAKNGTQRKAIMDSFMAAQKYCLLATCRRRFLLQYFGEELNSDCGNCDNCTAVKNVRDLSKETFLLLSCIKSCGGRWGLNLPIDVLRGSRAKKIVDNNYDKLQMHGRGKDYSPNWWKALGGLLIAHDYLKETVRDTFRFVSVSPKGVKFLSTADKMDGTPLVLQLTAEMIDLEEHGSSQHKEGGGLNLVPTLESEKFSEDESKLYQMLLNVRMKLAQDIGTAPYAICGDQTIRNFAKMRPSTGARLANIDGVNQHFISRFSGIFIQNITQLSKELNLPLDNSPLPPPPPTNPAVENIAGLPKPVQNNLPGILGDAKLTAWELWQKQEFSFLKIAYFRRAVPIKEQTVIAYILDAAREGCEVDWSRFCREVGLTPEIASGIQLAIAKAGSRDKLKPIKEELPENVTYDMIKTFLTIEGRGLSEQVFGSAPASSHATEAGGDDNPGDGVLTADTLDANPSAKRGCQTDGMIGSADQPAMKQQKIEEHGVESSGTTVATEESVLELVASRDGVLLDEVVKHFNGSKRESVVEILDSLESEFEIYKKNGKYKIM from the exons ATGGAGGCGGCGCTGAAG GGCTATTTCGGCTACTCGTCGTTCCGACCGTACCAGAGGGAGATCATACAGAAGGTCTTGGATGGGCGGGATTGCCTCGTCGTCATGGCCACCGGCAGCGGCAAGTCCATCTG CTATCAAATACCCCCACTGGTTACAAAGAGGACAGCTGTTGTTGTAAGCCCTCTTCTGTCCCTGATGCAAGACCAG GTTATGAGTTTAAAACAAAAAGGTGTGAAATCTGAGTACCTGGGCAGCACCCAAACAAATAGCTCAGCCAGCAGTGATGCTGAAAAAGGCATATTTGATGTACTATACATGACACCAGAGAAAGCCATTTCACTTCCTTCAAG GTTTTGGAATAACTTGCAGGCTGCCGGAATATGCTTGCTGGCCATTGATGAAGCACATTGCATATCAGAATGGGGACATGATTTCag GGTGGAGTACAAGCAGTTGCATTTATTGCGCGACCTTCTTGTGGGTGTTCCCTTTGTTGCTTTAACTGCCACAGCCACTGAAAG GGTACGCAAAGATATTTCTACTTCCTTGGTTCTGCGCAATCCTCATGTTGTTGTTGGATCGTTTGATCGTCACAACCTTTTCTATGGTGTGAAGTCATGCAACCGATCTATATCCTTTATCAGTGAACTTGTGAAAGATGTTTCAAAGAGGAGTGCTGTGGGTGAGTCAACAATAATATATTGTACTACCATCCGGGAGACAGAACAG GTTCATGAGGCATTGGTTACTGCTGGAATCAAGTCTGGAATTTACCATGGTCAAATGGGCAGCCGAGCTAGAGAGGAATCCCATAG ATCCTTCATTAGGGATGAAGTTCTTGTGATGGTGGCAACTATAGCTTTTGGAATGGGTATTGATAAACCTGATGTTAGATGTGTAATACACTATGGATGTCCAAAGAGCCTGGAGTCCTACTACCAGGAAAGTGGGCGTTGTGGAAGGGATGGTCTGTCTTCAGTCTGCTGGCTATATTACCAAAGAAGTGATTTTACGAAAGCTGACTTTTATTGTGCCGAGGCAAAAAAT GGAACCCAGAGGAAAGCAATCATGGATTCCTTCATGGCAGCACAAAAATATTGCCTCCTTGCTACATGCCGCAGAAGGTTCTTATTGCAGTATTTTGGCGAAGAGCTCAACTCCGACTGTG GTAACTGTGATAACTGCACAGCAGTGAAAAATGTTAGAGATTTGTCAAAAGAAACTTTTTTGTTGCTGTCGTGCATCAAATCTTGTGGAGGACGCTGGGGCCTTAATTTACCTATTGATGTTCTCCGTGGATCACGA GCGAAGAAAATTGTTGACAACAATTATGATAAACTACAAATGCATGGACGAGGTAAAGACTACTCACCAAACTGGTGGAAAGCACTTGGTGGCCTCCTTATAGCACATG ATTACTTGAAGGAGACTGTCCGTGATACATTTAGATTTGTCAG CGTCAGTCCAAAAGGGGTCAAGTTTCTCTCTACTGCTGATAAAATGGATGGAACACCACTGGTTTTACAGCTGACTGCAGAGATGATTGATCTAGAGGAACATGGTAGTTCACAGCACAAAGAAGGTGGTGGTTTAAATCTTGTGCCCACATTAGAGTCTGAAAAATTTTCTGAG GATGAATCAAAACTCTATCAAATGCTCCTCAATGTCAGGATGAAGCTTGCTCAAGATATTGGGACCGCTCC ATATGCTATATGTGGTGATCAGACAATAAGAAACTTTGCAAAGATGAGGCCTTCAACTGGAGCTAGACTTGCTAATATCGATGGTGTCAACCAG CATTTTATCTCGCGTTTCAGTGGCATTTTCATCCAAAATATCACACAATTGTCGAAGGAGTTAAACCTTCCATTGGATAATTCACCattaccaccaccaccaccaacaaatCCAGCTGTGGAAAATATAGCTGGTTTACCGAAGCCTGTACAAAACAATCTTCCAGGTATCTTGGGTGATGCAAAGTTGACTGCATGGGAATTGTGGCAGAAGCAGGAGTTTTCATTCCTGAAAATCGCA TATTTTCGCAGAGCCGTGCCAATAAAAGAGCAAACAGTTATTGCCTACATACTTGATGCTGCTCGAGAAGGATGTGAGGTGGATTGGAGTAGGTTTTGCAGGGAGGTAGGGCTGACACCTGAGATAGCCTCAGGGATCCAACTTGCAATTGCAAAGGCTGGATCACGTGACAAGTTGAAGCCAATCAAAGAGGAGCTCCCAGAGAAT GTAACTTACGACATGATCAAGACATTCCTGACGATTGAGGGGCGTGGATTGTCAGAGCAAGTTTTCGGTAGTGCACCTGCTTCCTCCCATGCAACCGAAGCCGGCGGAGATGATAATCCGGGAGATGGTGTCCTAACGGCTGATACTCTTGATGCAAACCCTTCAGCAAAGAGAGGCTGCCAAACCGACGGCATGATTGGTTCTGCTGATCAGCCAGCAATGAAACAGCAAAAGATAGAAGAGCATGGAGTTGAATCTTCTGGCACAACTGTCGCCACTGAAGAATCTGTGCTAGAGCTTGTCGCCAGCCGCGATGGG GTGTTATTAGACGAAGTTGTCAAGCACTTCAATGGATCCAAGAGAGAATCAGTTGTTGAGATATTGGACAGCCTCGAATCCGAATTCGAAatttacaagaaaaatgggaaatacaaGATCATGTAA
- the LOC117844805 gene encoding probable galacturonosyltransferase 7 isoform X2 yields MKAQPLLPAPLKRRRGPRVAVLALVLCSLLVPFAFLFDRAPTGGYVTTEERHRQEVVLPLVDHVVVERKGRGGAVTGGRQDAPEKKITRGSSGVIHQHEPEKRISEGRGVVDQHKQIDGHSTNGVAKPKAPKVNPSKAVGESTRDTREIRKDVQERQKGAKADDVERAKACQLEFGSYCLWSIEHKEVMKDSIVKRLKDQLFVARSYYPSIAKLQGQEALTQEMKQNIQDHERVLSVSTVDADLPSFINKRMEQMERTIARSKSCTVDCKNVDRKLRQILDMTEDEAHFHMKQSAFLYNLGAQTLPKSHHCLSMRLTLEYFKSSSLDSDDSPSGKFNSPKYRHYVILSRNVLAASVVINSTVSSCKEPGILAFHILTDAQNFYAMKHWFARNSYKSAAIHVINYEAIILERLPKYSIRHLYLPEEFRVLIRSTKQPTDNTRMEYLSLFSHSHFLIPEIFKYLNKVVLLDDDLVIQRDLSFLWNIDMGDKVNGAVEFCGLKLGQMRNVLGKTAYDPKSCAWISGVNLINLDKWREHNVTENYLMLMKKFKFKDEQSLRAAAFPLSLLSFQHLIYPLDEKLTLSGLGYDYGIDEEVARRSVSLHYNGNMKPWLELGIPHYKKYWKRFLVRGDQFMDECNVNP; encoded by the exons atgaaGGCGCAGCCGCTACTGCCGGCGCCGCTCAAGAGGCGGAGGGGCCCGCGCGTCGCGGTGCTGGCGCTCGTCCTCTGCTCCCTGCTCGTCCCCTTCGCCTTCCTCTTCGACCGCGCCCCCACTG GAGGGTACGTGACGACGGAGGAGCGGCACCGACAG GAGGTCGTTCTGCCTTTGGTCGATCACGTGGTCGTGGAGAGGAAGGGTCGTGGTGGCGCTGTCACTGGAGGTAGACAG GATGCGCCGGAGAAGAAGATCACCAGAGGTAGTTCAGGAGTCATTCATCAACATGAACCAGAGAAGAGGATCTCCGAAGGTAGAGGAGTCGTTGATCAGCATAAGCAAATTGATGGCCACTCAACAAATGGTGTTGCTAAACCAAAAG CACCAAAAGTTAACCCATCAAAGGCTGTGGGGGAATCAACTCGAGACACCAGA GAGATCAGAAAAGATGTACAAGAGCGACAAAAAGGTGCAAAAGCTGATGATGTGGAAAGGGCGAAGGCTTGTCAACTTGAATTTGGGAGTTATTGTCTCTGGTCCATAGAGCACAAAGAAGTAATGAAAGATTCTATAGTGAAAAGGCTAAAAGATCAACTCTTTGTAGCACGCTCATACTATCCGAGCATTGCAAAACTTCAAGGACAGGAAGCTCTCACTCAGGAAATGAAGCAGAACATACAAGACCATGAGAGGGTTCTTAGTGTATCGACAGTTGATGCTGATCTACCATCCTT TATCAACaagaggatggagcagatggaaCGAACAATAGCGAGATCCAAATCTTGCACAGTGGATTGTAAGAATGTTGACAGGAAGCTTCGCCAGATACTTGATATGACTGAGGATGAAGCTCATTTTCATATGAAGCAGAGTGCATTCCTCTACAATCTTGGTGCCCAGACATTGCCGAAAAGTCATCATTGCCTTTCTATGAGGTTGACGTTAGAATACTTCAAATCATCTTCGCTGGATTCGGATGATTCTCCTTCTGGCAAGTTCAATAGTCCAAAATATCGGCACTATGTTATACTGTCTAGGAATGTTCTTGCGGCTTCTGTAGTGATCAACTCAACTGTGAGCAGTTGTAAG GAGCCAGGCATCCTTGCTTTTCACATCCTAACTGATGCTCAGAACTTCTATGCCATGAAACACTGGTTTGCCAGGAATTCATATAAAAGTGCAGCTATCCATGTCATAAACTATGAAGCAATTATTTTGGAGAGGTTGCCAAAGTATAGTATCAGACACCTGTATTTGCCAGAGGAGTTTCGTGTTCTCATTAGGAGCACTAAGCAGCCTACTGATAATACAAGAATGGAATACCTATCGTTGTTCAGCCACTCTCATTTCCTTATTCCAGAAATTTTCAAGTATCTAAACAAAGTGGTTCTGTTGGATGACGATTTAGTCATTCAACGAGATTTGTCCTTCTTGTGGAATATTGATATGGGGGACAAGGTAAACGGTGCCGTCGAATTTTGTGGTCTGAAACTGGGTCAAATGAGAAATGTCTTGGGTAAAACAGCATACGATCCCAAGTCATGTGCATGGATTTCAGGGGTGAATTTGATTAATTTGGATAAATGGAGGGAACATAATGTTACAGAAAACTATCTGATGCTCATGAAGAAG TTCAAATTCAAGGATGAGCAATCTCTGCGAGCAGCAGCATTTCCTCTAAGCTTGCTATCCTTCCAACATCTCATCTATCCTCTAGATGAAAAATTGACCCTGTCAGGACTTGGATATGATTATGGAATTGATGAAGAGGTTGCTCGGAGATCAGTATCATTGCACTACAATGGTAACATGAAACCTTGGCTTGAATTAGGTATACCACACTACAAAAAGTACTGGAAGAGGTTTCTTGTTCGAGGAGATCAATTTATGGATGAGTGCAATGTAAATCCATGA
- the LOC117844805 gene encoding probable galacturonosyltransferase 7 isoform X1, producing MKAQPLLPAPLKRRRGPRVAVLALVLCSLLVPFAFLFDRAPTGGYVTTEERHRQEVVLPLVDHVVVERKGRGGAVTGGRQDAPEKKITRGSSGVIHQHEPEKRISEGRGVVDQHKQIDGHSTNGVAKPKVLPAPKVNPSKAVGESTRDTREIRKDVQERQKGAKADDVERAKACQLEFGSYCLWSIEHKEVMKDSIVKRLKDQLFVARSYYPSIAKLQGQEALTQEMKQNIQDHERVLSVSTVDADLPSFINKRMEQMERTIARSKSCTVDCKNVDRKLRQILDMTEDEAHFHMKQSAFLYNLGAQTLPKSHHCLSMRLTLEYFKSSSLDSDDSPSGKFNSPKYRHYVILSRNVLAASVVINSTVSSCKEPGILAFHILTDAQNFYAMKHWFARNSYKSAAIHVINYEAIILERLPKYSIRHLYLPEEFRVLIRSTKQPTDNTRMEYLSLFSHSHFLIPEIFKYLNKVVLLDDDLVIQRDLSFLWNIDMGDKVNGAVEFCGLKLGQMRNVLGKTAYDPKSCAWISGVNLINLDKWREHNVTENYLMLMKKFKFKDEQSLRAAAFPLSLLSFQHLIYPLDEKLTLSGLGYDYGIDEEVARRSVSLHYNGNMKPWLELGIPHYKKYWKRFLVRGDQFMDECNVNP from the exons atgaaGGCGCAGCCGCTACTGCCGGCGCCGCTCAAGAGGCGGAGGGGCCCGCGCGTCGCGGTGCTGGCGCTCGTCCTCTGCTCCCTGCTCGTCCCCTTCGCCTTCCTCTTCGACCGCGCCCCCACTG GAGGGTACGTGACGACGGAGGAGCGGCACCGACAG GAGGTCGTTCTGCCTTTGGTCGATCACGTGGTCGTGGAGAGGAAGGGTCGTGGTGGCGCTGTCACTGGAGGTAGACAG GATGCGCCGGAGAAGAAGATCACCAGAGGTAGTTCAGGAGTCATTCATCAACATGAACCAGAGAAGAGGATCTCCGAAGGTAGAGGAGTCGTTGATCAGCATAAGCAAATTGATGGCCACTCAACAAATGGTGTTGCTAAACCAAAAG TTCTTCCAGCACCAAAAGTTAACCCATCAAAGGCTGTGGGGGAATCAACTCGAGACACCAGA GAGATCAGAAAAGATGTACAAGAGCGACAAAAAGGTGCAAAAGCTGATGATGTGGAAAGGGCGAAGGCTTGTCAACTTGAATTTGGGAGTTATTGTCTCTGGTCCATAGAGCACAAAGAAGTAATGAAAGATTCTATAGTGAAAAGGCTAAAAGATCAACTCTTTGTAGCACGCTCATACTATCCGAGCATTGCAAAACTTCAAGGACAGGAAGCTCTCACTCAGGAAATGAAGCAGAACATACAAGACCATGAGAGGGTTCTTAGTGTATCGACAGTTGATGCTGATCTACCATCCTT TATCAACaagaggatggagcagatggaaCGAACAATAGCGAGATCCAAATCTTGCACAGTGGATTGTAAGAATGTTGACAGGAAGCTTCGCCAGATACTTGATATGACTGAGGATGAAGCTCATTTTCATATGAAGCAGAGTGCATTCCTCTACAATCTTGGTGCCCAGACATTGCCGAAAAGTCATCATTGCCTTTCTATGAGGTTGACGTTAGAATACTTCAAATCATCTTCGCTGGATTCGGATGATTCTCCTTCTGGCAAGTTCAATAGTCCAAAATATCGGCACTATGTTATACTGTCTAGGAATGTTCTTGCGGCTTCTGTAGTGATCAACTCAACTGTGAGCAGTTGTAAG GAGCCAGGCATCCTTGCTTTTCACATCCTAACTGATGCTCAGAACTTCTATGCCATGAAACACTGGTTTGCCAGGAATTCATATAAAAGTGCAGCTATCCATGTCATAAACTATGAAGCAATTATTTTGGAGAGGTTGCCAAAGTATAGTATCAGACACCTGTATTTGCCAGAGGAGTTTCGTGTTCTCATTAGGAGCACTAAGCAGCCTACTGATAATACAAGAATGGAATACCTATCGTTGTTCAGCCACTCTCATTTCCTTATTCCAGAAATTTTCAAGTATCTAAACAAAGTGGTTCTGTTGGATGACGATTTAGTCATTCAACGAGATTTGTCCTTCTTGTGGAATATTGATATGGGGGACAAGGTAAACGGTGCCGTCGAATTTTGTGGTCTGAAACTGGGTCAAATGAGAAATGTCTTGGGTAAAACAGCATACGATCCCAAGTCATGTGCATGGATTTCAGGGGTGAATTTGATTAATTTGGATAAATGGAGGGAACATAATGTTACAGAAAACTATCTGATGCTCATGAAGAAG TTCAAATTCAAGGATGAGCAATCTCTGCGAGCAGCAGCATTTCCTCTAAGCTTGCTATCCTTCCAACATCTCATCTATCCTCTAGATGAAAAATTGACCCTGTCAGGACTTGGATATGATTATGGAATTGATGAAGAGGTTGCTCGGAGATCAGTATCATTGCACTACAATGGTAACATGAAACCTTGGCTTGAATTAGGTATACCACACTACAAAAAGTACTGGAAGAGGTTTCTTGTTCGAGGAGATCAATTTATGGATGAGTGCAATGTAAATCCATGA
- the LOC117845622 gene encoding uncharacterized protein yields MTTKDSTLIIEVDLQCEKCYKKIQKILSKLQSKEDIRKIDFDNTKNTVTISGRFDPARLSKKLRCKACDVIKDIKIKPQEEKKPEDKKKPAEEKKKPEEKKPAEEKKPAEEKKKPEEKKPEEKKPGEEKKKPEEKKPADEKKPEEKKGDDEKAKAPSSSTTTVNLQFTNICGICYPWPCSDPAHWGIHHPQQMIPQWPPCGGMAPVPAPLPAPAPLPAPVHHPHPPCGAPQKWAPCGGPSFCGGCGWCHGGGGGVHGWAPPPAQPMCCPGPSLCRGCNGCKIVQETKFSYEEYPSSACDIM; encoded by the exons ATGACAACAAAG GATTCTACTTTGATCATTGAAGTGGACCTGCAATGCGAGAAATGTTACAAGAAGATTCAGAAAATCCTCAGCAAACTCCAGT CGAAGGAGGACATCAGGAAGATTGATTTCGATAACACGAAGAACACGGTCACCATCTCGGGCCGCTTCGACCCAGCGAGGCTGTCCAAGAAACTGAGATGCAAGGCCTGCGACGTGATCAAGGACATCAAGATCAAGCCTCAAGAGGAGAAGAAGCCCGAGGACAAGAAGAAACCTGCCGAGGAAAAGAAGAAGCCGGAAGAGAAGAAACCTGCCGAGGAGAAGAAACCTGCCGAGGAAAAGAAGAAGCCGGAAGAGAAGAAACCCGAGGAGAAGAAACCTGGCGAGGAAAAGAAGAAGCCTGAGGAGAAGAAACCCGCCGACGAAAAGAAGCCGGAAGAGAAGAAGGGTGACGACGAGAAGGCGaaggcgccgtcgtcgtcgacgacgacggtgaACCTGCAGTTCACCAACATATGCGGCATCTGCTACCCGTGGCCGTGCAGCGACCCGGCGCACTGGGGCATCCACCACCCGCAGCAAATGATACCTCAGTGGCCGCCGTGCGGAGGTATGGCGCCGGTGCCCGCGCCGttgccggcaccggcgccgttACCTGCCCCGGTTCACCACCCACACCCGCCCTGCGGTGCCCCTCAGAAATGGGCACCGTGCGGGGGGCCTTCGTTCTGCGGCGGGTGCGGGTGGtgccacggtggcggcggtggcgtgcacggttgggcgccgccgccggcgcagccgaTGTGCTGCCCCGGGCCGTCGCTGTGCAGAGGGTGCAACGGATGCAAGATCGTCCAGGAGACCAAGTTCAGCTACGAAGAGTACCCGTCGAGTGCATGTGACATCATGTGA
- the LOC117844619 gene encoding zinc finger CCCH domain-containing protein 53, with protein sequence MDAYEATKVVFSRIQALDPDHAAKIMGFLLIQDHGEKEMIRLAFGPEALLHTVMAKARKDLGLLPASGPGTPTSVAAAGHSPFLLSRQNSGRCGGGAGTAPSPLSVSSPSSWAPPPVFSRTNSATNGAAEEMAGVGEDLMSPANGNGPPSPFFGATAGDQLLDELQLQEQLAFLNDAGAGAGHQLPLFDASECRSPGAGDGGFFPYGSLGWANGGPGHRRSSSVSELCLGGAADGLGWKPCLYYARGYCKNGSACRFVHGGLPDDATALAGGKMDPATMEQQCQDILLRSKSQRLAAAAFPYSPTGSLPGSPSAASKCLSLLLQQQQNENQRAAAAAAAAALMLGGDEAHKFMGRPRLDRADLASMMNPGSRQIYLTFPADSTFREEDVSNYFSIYGPVHDVRIPYQQKRMFGFVTFVYPETVKLILAKGNPHFICDARVLVKPYKEKGKVPDKYRKQQLQGERVDFSNGLDARDSFDLHQLGARMLQHSNSANEMLLRRKLEEQQQAAELQQAMELQSRRLMGLQLLDLKSRSSPSPIGMPFSPTRAVASPTVESPPDSGEQGKGSSFLLPQRRAAVNGGDKEESSGEASPNADSDQSAEHNLPDSPFASPTKSAAAAFAHDPFALTESEVAAASPGRNTSFAGINNGGLTTHLRPSALDIPSPKPYFFPMSRLSSDHGAGAIGM encoded by the exons ATGGACGCCTACGAGGCCACCAAGGTGGTGTTCTCGCGGATCCAGGCGCTGGACCCGGACCACGCCGCCAAGATCATGGGCTTCCTGCTCATCCAGGACCACGGCGAGAAGGAGATGATACGCCTCGCCTTCGGCCCGGAGGCGCTGCTCCACACCGTCATGGCCAAGGCGCGCAAGGACCTCGGCCTGCTCCCGGCCTCCGGACCGGGCACGCCaacctccgtcgccgccgccgggcactCCCCGTTCCTGCTCTCGCGCCAGAACTccggccgctgcggcggcggcgccggcaccgcgcCCTCGCCGCTCTCGGTGTCGTCGCCCTCctcctgggcgccgccgcccgtgttCTCCAGGACCAACAGCGCCACCaatggcgcggcggaggagatggccggcgtCGGGGAGGACCTCATGAGCCCCGCGAACGGGAACGGCCCGCCGTCGCCGTTCTTCGGCGCGACTGCCGGCGACCAGCTCCTCGACGAGCTCCAGCTGCAGGAGCAGCTCGCGTTCCTCAAcgacgccggcgcgggggcAGGGCACCAGCTGCCCCTGTTCGACGCAAGCGAGTGCCGGAGCCCCGGAGCTGGCGATGGCGGTTTCTTCCCCTACGGGAGCCTCGGTTGGGCCAACGGCGGCCCCGGGCACCGCCGTAGCTCGTCGGTCAGCGAGCTCTGCCTCGGCGGGGCCGCCGACGGCCTCGGATGGAAGCCGTGCCTCTACTACGCCCGCGGGTACTGCAAGAACGGCAGCGCCTGCCGGTTCGTGCACGGCGGGCTCCCCGACGACGCCACCGCTCTCGCCGGTGGAAAGATGGACCCCGCCACCATGGAGCAGCAGTGCCAGGACATCCTCCTCCGCTCCAAGTCCCAGCGCCTTGCTGCCGCTGCCTTCCCTTACTCCCCCACCGGCTCGCTCCCAGGCTCCCCGTCCGCGGCCAGCAAGTGCCTGAGCTTGctcttgcagcagcagcagaacgaGAACCAGAG GGCGGCAGCTGCAGCGGCCGCCGCAGCGCTGATgctgggcggcgacgaggcgcacAAGTTCatggggcggccgcggctcgacCGCGCCGACTTGGCGAGCATGATGAACCCCGGCTCGCGCCAGATTTACCTCACCTTCCCGGCGGACAGCACCTTCCGCGAAGAGGACGTCTCCAACTACTTCAG CATCTACGGCCCGGTGCACGACGTGCGCATCCCGTACCAGCAGAAGCGCATGTTCGGGTTCGTCACCTTCGTCTACCCGGAGACGGTGAAGCTGATCCTGGCCAAGGGCAACCCGCACTTCATCTGCGACGCGCGCGTCCTCGTCAAGCCCTACAAGGAGAAGGGCAAGGTCCCCGACAAGTACAG GAAGCAGCAGCTGCAAGGCGAGAGGGTGGATTTCTCCAACGGGCTAGACGCCAGGGACTCCTTCGATCTGCACCAGCTCG GTGCGAGGATGCTGCAGCACTCGAACAGCGCCAACGAGATGCTGCTGAGGAGGAAgctggaggagcagcagcaggcagccgAGCTGCAGCAGGCGATGGAGCTCCAGAGCCGACGGCTGATGGGTTTGCAGCTGCTCGACCTCAAGTCACGCTCGTCGCCGAGCCCCATCGGCATGCCCTTCAGTCCCACCCGGGCCGTCGCCTCCCCTACCGTCGAGTCGCCGCCGGATTCTG GGGAGCAAGGCAAGGGCAGCAGCTTCCTTCTTCCCCAGAGGCGGGCGGCGGTCAACGGAGGCGATAAGGAGGAATCTAGCGGCGAGGCGAGCCCGAACGCAGACAGTGACCAGAG TGCGGAGCATAACCTGCCGGACAGCCCGTTCGCGTCGCCGACCAAGTCCGCCGCAGCAGCATTTGCTCATGATCCTTTCGCGCTCACTGAGTCGGAGGTCGCAGCTGCCTCGCCCGGTCGCAACACCTCGTTTGCTGGCATCAACAATGGCGGCCTCACTACTCATCTCAGGCCCTCTGCGCTGGACATACCTTCACCAAAGCCTTACTTCTTCCCCATGTCCAG GCTGTCCTCCGAtcacggcgccggcgcgatcGGGATGTAA